From Pseudomonas arsenicoxydans:
CGGATTTTTTCGGGTGAATGTTGCATCGCCTTCGCGGGCAAGCCCGCTCCCACAAGGATCGTGTGATGCCGGTGGAGGTAGGCTGGCCCGTGAGAATGTGGATGTCACAGAAACGGCACCACCGGCCGCCGCTTGTTCAGCGTCGACCACCAGAACACCCAGCCCAACACCCGGATGTTCTGCTTATCAATCTGTTCGGCATTGAAGATCTCGTCGGGATGTTCGGCCTTGTTGTAGCTGCGCAAGCGCAACGCATTGCCTGGCATCCGGTGCAGGTATTTGATTCGCAGCATTCCGTCGTGCTCGATCGCGTAAATCTCTCCGTCGATCACCTTGGTCAGCCCCCGGTCGACGGCGAGTGTGGAGCCATCCTCAATCCTTGCCCCCATGCCGTTACCGACCATCTGGACGCAGAACACATCCGCATGGTTGATTTCCAGGGAGTCGAGGTGGCTTTTGGGCAGGCGGATGGATTGGCCGGGGTCTTCGACGACGTGGGTTTTGCTGGACCCAGGGTTGATGGGCCTTTCCTTGTAGACGGGCAGTTCGATGTCAGTGGGTTCAATGACCGTATAGATGCCGCGAATCGCCTGGGCGTCGAAGGTGTTACCCGACTCGTCGAGCAAGCGCAGGTGTTTGGAGTCCTGTGGGCCTTCGCCTGTCTTGAGCCAGTCGCTGTTGACCGAGAGTAATCTGGAGACCTCTTCCATGCGGTAGGCGGGCACACCGCGGGTGTACCAGTTGTGGATGTTTTGAGCCTCCGTGTCGAAAAAAGCGGCAAATCCTGTCGTCGTGATCTTCGCTTTTTCGAGGAGTGCTTTGAACCGTGGGCCGCTAGTGTTCTTTTTCATAAACACGAGTCTACGGGCGCAGGGCGGGGCTTTGAATAAACGAACCGTTCAAATTTGGCGGGAAATTTACGACCGGATGTAAGACGTATTTGGAACAAATTAAACAGAAAAAAACCGCAACAGCCGAAAGATAAACACGCTGTTTAATACGCTTTATGAGCGCCCACAAAAAACCCCGGATCAACCGGGGTTTTTTTCAAGTCGTCATTGGCGCAAGCCAATGGCGTCTCAGCCTTTATAGGCCGCAGCCGACTTGGTGATCGCTTCGCGAGCGGCATCTGCACCGGCCCAGCCTTCGATCTTCACCCATTTGCCTTTTTCGAGATCTTTGTAGTTCGCGAAGAAGTGCTCGATCTGCTGGATCAGCAGTGGTGGCAGGTCGGTGTATTCCTTCACGTCGACGTACAGCTGGGACAGCTTGTCGTGTGGGACTGCGATGACTTTGGCATCGCCGCCGCCGTCGTCGGTCATGTTCAGGATGCCGACTGGACGAGCGCGGATCACCGAACCTGGAGCTACCGGGTAAGGAGTGACAACCAGCACGTCGAGGGGATCACCGTCGTCAGCCAGGGTGTTCGGGATGTAACCGTAGTTGGCCGGGTAGAACATCGGGGTGGCCATGAAACGGTCAACGAACAGGCAATCGCTGTCTTTGTCGATTTCGTACTTGATCGGCGCGTGGTTGGCCGGAATCTCGATCGCGACGTAGATGTCGTTCGGCAGGTCTTTGCCAGCCGGAATCTTGCTGTAGCTCATTGGGCGGTGCCCCCGTTAGTTGACCAAAAAACACTTGGCCGGATTGACCAAAAAGTGGCGGCGATTATAGGCATATTCCGCCACGGTTGCTATGGATCAGAGGTCGGGTAGACCTTAGTCGCGTGCCTGATAGACCGGGTCTTCGGCCAGAAGTTGCCTCAGCCGGGCCAATGGGTCCTGGCGGTAAAACAGCTTCAGCTGTTCATAGACCTGGGGATAAGCCTCGACCAGCAAATCGGGAGCGCTGAAGAAGTATTCGCTGGTAACCGCGAAGAACTCGGCGGGGTTTTCCGCCGCGTAGGGGTCGATGGCCGTTTCGGCGTCTGGATTACGGTCAAGTTGCCGATTGAGGTCGTCGTAGGCGTGTTGCATGACCTTGGCCCAGTCACTGACGCGCATGTCAGGGTGCAATGGCGGCAGGCCGTTGGCGTCGCCGTTGAGCATGTCGAGCTTGTGCGCGAGTTCGTGGATCACCAGGTTGTAGCCTTCCCAGCCGCCACTGGCCATCACTCCGGGCCAGGCGAGGATGATCGGGCCTTGCTGCCAGGCTTCGCCGCTGTGTTCGCCGTCCCACTCGTGTTCGACGCCGCTGGCATCACGATGACGTTGGGGGCTGAGGAAGTCGTCGGGGTAGAGGACGATTTCGTGGAAGCCTTGATACCAGTTCAGATCGCCCAAGTGCAGCAGCGGCAATTGCGCCTGAGCGGCGAGCAGCAGGCGCTGTTCCTGGTGGAGTTCGACGCCCGGCAGGGCGGTCAGGTGTTTGTCCTGCAGGAATAAGACGCAGGCTTCACGCAGCCACTGGTCCTCGACGGCGCTGATGCCGTCGAGAAAACTCAGGTGGTGACGCACCCGTTGCCACAGGTCGTCGGCAATCGGGTGTTTGGCCAGGGTGCGCTGGCGACGCCAGGCACTAAGCGACCACATCGTGGATCAACGCTATTGGGCTTTGGACGCGGCGTTGCCATAACGGCTGCGGATGAAACCGATGATCATCGGCAGCAGCGACAGCACAATGATGCCCACGACCAGCAGCGAGAGGTTCTTCTTGATGAACGGTACGTTGCCGAAGAAGTAACCAAGGGTCACCAGGCCGCCGACCCACAAAACGGTGCCGAGGACGCTGAAGGAAAAGAAACGCAGGTAAGGCATTTTGCCAACGCCGGCGACGAACGGTGCAAACGTACGGATGATCGGCAGGAAGCGCGCCAGGGTGACGGTCTTGCCACCGTGCTTGTCATAGAAGTCGTGGGTCTGCTGCAGGTAGTCGCGGCGGAAGATTTTCGAGTTTGGATTGCTGAACAGCTTCTCGCCGGCCGTTCGACCAATAATGTAGTTGGTGCTGTCGCCGAGGATCGCCGCCAGCATCAACAGGCCGCCCAGCAATACCGGGTCCATGCCGCCGCCGGCTGCTACAGCGCCCGCGATGAACAACAGGGAATCGCCCGGCAGGAACGGCATCACCACCAGACCGGTTTCGCAGAAAATCACCAGAAACAGGATGGCGTAGATCCATAACCCGTAGTTTTTTACCAGCAAATCGAGGTAAACATCGAGATGCAGAATAAGGTCGATCGGGTTGAAATCCATGACGGGCACCTGTCGTGATGGCCCGACTCAGCAGGCCTGTGCGGATGACTTCGCGAAAGCCTACAGACGAGTGTAGTTTTTCGTACAAGCCGGAAAGGTCGGCATTATACGATCTGATTCGTGAAAAACCTGTCGAGTTTGTAGCGAGGAATGTCCGACGTCCGACAGGCTGCACACCAACCCTGTGGCGAGTGGGGCAGGCCCGTCGCCACACTGGGGCGACCTTAAAGCTCGTCGCTGATCGGCAACACGTAGTTCTTGAATTCGGTGTCTTCCTTGAATCCGATGGATTCGTAGGTTTTCTGCGCCACTTCATTGTTGCTGCTGGTGGAAACACGCATGCGCACAGCATTGGTTTCCTTGGCCATTTTCTTCGCGGTGCGGATGAGGTTGTCGGCCACCAGTTGGCGACGGGCGTCTTCGGCGACGTAGATGTCGTTGAGGATCCACACGCGTTTAAGCGAAAGGGACGAAAAGCTCGGATACAACTGACAGAAACCCATCAGTTTGTCGTCGGAATCGGCCAGTGCCAGGTAGATCACTGATTCCTTGCGTCGCAGACGCTTCTCAAGAAACGCCCGGGACGAGTCCGGATACGCCAGGGCGCCATAAAACTCGCGATATTTGACGAACAACGGGGTCAGCAGGTCCAGGTGTTCGAGGGTCGCTTGAATAATCCGCATCGATAGGTCTCGTCTTCAAGTGGCTGTCATCACGTGCTCTGACGGCGAACGGTTCTTCACTCGGGCAGCCGTGCATCGATCCTGCCTGAAGTCAAAGCACAAACGCAATGCGGAAACGGTTCAGGCATCTGGTGGACTGAGCAGGAAATTACCTTTCATGTCCGCACCTGCGTCCGACTCCAGCGTGTGAATCTGCGCTTCGTCCTTCAAGTTGACGCCCGACAGTTGGCGCCGGCAAGCCTCACGCATCAGGTACAGCAAACGGTGTGCCGCCATGCCGTAACTCAGGCCCTCAAGTCGAACATTGGAGATGCAATTGCGGTAGGCGTCCGTCAGCCCGACCTTGGGACCGTAGGTGAAATATAAACCCAGGCTGTCTGGCGAACTGAGGCCCGGACGCTCGCCAATCAGGATGACCACCATTTTTGCGCCCAACAGCTCGCCAATCTCGTCAGCCACGGCGACCCGGCCCTGCGATACAAGAATGGCGGGCGTTACCGACCAGCCTTCAGCCTTGATCTGTTCTTCCATTCGCGTCAGAAACGGCAGCGTATGACGATGAACAGCCAGCGCCGACAGTCCATCAGCCACGACAATCGCCAGATCCACGCCGCCAGGATGGGCCAAGGCGTAATCGCGCAAGGTCTGCGCCGACTCATCGCTCAACTTTCGCCCCAGATCGGGGCGTTGCAAGTAACTGTCCCGATTGGCGGCGGCGCTGTGCAGCAACAGACTGTCACGCCCGCATTCAGCCAATTGCGCGCTGAGGCCCGCATGATCGAACGGCAAATGCACCGCATCCCGGGCCTGGGCGTGGGCGTACTGGAAATCCAGTTGCGCGCTGGTCGGCATGCTGGTGCCGGTGCGGCCCAAGGCAATGCGTGCCGGCGTCAGTCGACGTAATTCCAGCAGCGGATTTTCTGCATCTACAGGCGGTTTATCCATTTCAACACTCATCCCAGTTGCGCCATCGCTTGGCGGAAAGCCGGCGGAAGCCTGTCACCAAAGTGAATCTTGCCATCCGCCTGGGTGAGGATGCCCATTTTCGCCAGCCACTGTTCGAACTCCGGCGCCGGTTTCAGCCCCAGCGTCTGGCGGGCATACAGGGCGTCGTGGAACGAGGTGGTCTGGTAGTTGAGCATGATGTCGTCGGAGCCGGGGATGCCCATGATGAAGTTGATCCCGGCCACGCCCAGCAGGGTCAGCAGGGTGTCCATGTCGTCCTGGTCGGCTTCGGCGTGGTTGGTGTAGCAAATGTCACAGCCCATCGGTACGCCCAGCAGCTTGCCGCAGAAGTGGTCTTCGAGGCCGGCGCGAATGATCTGTTTGCCGTTGTAGAGGTATTCCGGGCCAATGAATCCTACAACCGTATTGACCAGGAACGGCTTGAAATGGCGTGCCACGGCGTAGGCGCGGGTTTCGCAGGTCTGTTGATCCATGCCGTGGTGGGCGTTGGCTGACAGGGCACTGCCCTGGCCAGTCTCGAAATACATCAGGTTGCGGCCCAGCGTTCCGCGATTCAGGCTCAGGCCGGCGTCGTAACCTTCCTGCAGGACATTCAGGTTGATGCCGAAACTGGCATTGGCCGCTTCAGTACCGGCAATCGACTGAAACACCAGGTCCAGCGGAACGCCGCGATTGATCGCCTCGATGGAGGTGGTGACGTGGGTCAGCACGCAGGCCTGGGTCGGAATCTCGTAGCGCTGGATGATCGCGTCGAGCATTTCCAGCATGGCGCAGATCGAGGCGATGCTGTCGGTGGCCGGGTTGATGCCGATCATCGCATCGCCGTTGCCGTACAGTAGGCCATCGAGAATGCTCGCCGCGATGCCGGCCGGCTCATCGGTAGGGTGATTGGGTTGCAGGCGGGTGGATAAGCGTCCACGCAGGCCCATCGTGCCGCGAAATTTCGTCACGACACGGATTTTCTGCGCCACCAGCACCAGATCCTGCACGCGCATGATCTTCGACACGGCGGCAGCCATTTCCGGGGTCAGGCCGGGGGCGAGGGCGCGCAGGCTCTGTTCGTCAGCCGCGTCACTCAGCAGCCAGTCGCGAAAACCGCCGACAGTGAGGTGGCTGACGGCTGAAAAAGCTTGTGTGTCGTGGGTATCGATGATCAGCCGGGTGACTTCATCGGCCTCGTAAGGAACCAGCATTTCCTCCAGGAAGTGCGACAGCGGGATATCGGCCAGGGCCATCTGCGCGGCCACTCGCTCGCCATCGTTGAGGGCCGCGACGCCGGCCAGGAAGTCTCCGGAACGCGCCGGGCTGGCCTTGGCCATGACGTCCTTGAGACTGGCAAAGCGATAGGTCTGGGCGCCGACTGAATGGGCAAATGTGGCCATGGAACGGTGTCCTCCGAATCATGAATCACTGTAGGAGCTGTCGAGTGCAACAAGGCTGCGATCCTTTGATCTTGCCTTTCAAGATCGCAGCCTCGTTGCACTCGACAGCTCCTACAGACGTGGTGTGCACTTCAATAATGCAGGCGCCGGGAGATTGGCCCGGCGCCGGTGCAACTCAGACGTTTTCGAGCATCGCATCCGCCGGGGCATCGAAACGTTGCTTGGCGGTCAATTGGAAATACAAGTATCCGGCCGCCATGAAACCGAGGAACACACAACCGATCAGCGTGTTGAACCAGGCCATCGCCACCAGACACACCACTGCCAGAAACAGCGCAATCCCCGGAACAATCGGATAGCCCGGTGCGCGGAAGGAGCGTTCCAGGTTCGGCTCGGTTTTACGCAGTTTGAACAGGCTCAGCATACTGATGATGTACATCACGATGGCGCCG
This genomic window contains:
- a CDS encoding ethanolamine ammonia-lyase subunit EutB, giving the protein MATFAHSVGAQTYRFASLKDVMAKASPARSGDFLAGVAALNDGERVAAQMALADIPLSHFLEEMLVPYEADEVTRLIIDTHDTQAFSAVSHLTVGGFRDWLLSDAADEQSLRALAPGLTPEMAAAVSKIMRVQDLVLVAQKIRVVTKFRGTMGLRGRLSTRLQPNHPTDEPAGIAASILDGLLYGNGDAMIGINPATDSIASICAMLEMLDAIIQRYEIPTQACVLTHVTTSIEAINRGVPLDLVFQSIAGTEAANASFGINLNVLQEGYDAGLSLNRGTLGRNLMYFETGQGSALSANAHHGMDQQTCETRAYAVARHFKPFLVNTVVGFIGPEYLYNGKQIIRAGLEDHFCGKLLGVPMGCDICYTNHAEADQDDMDTLLTLLGVAGINFIMGIPGSDDIMLNYQTTSFHDALYARQTLGLKPAPEFEQWLAKMGILTQADGKIHFGDRLPPAFRQAMAQLG
- the eutC gene encoding ethanolamine ammonia-lyase subunit EutC, whose protein sequence is MDKPPVDAENPLLELRRLTPARIALGRTGTSMPTSAQLDFQYAHAQARDAVHLPFDHAGLSAQLAECGRDSLLLHSAAANRDSYLQRPDLGRKLSDESAQTLRDYALAHPGGVDLAIVVADGLSALAVHRHTLPFLTRMEEQIKAEGWSVTPAILVSQGRVAVADEIGELLGAKMVVILIGERPGLSSPDSLGLYFTYGPKVGLTDAYRNCISNVRLEGLSYGMAAHRLLYLMREACRRQLSGVNLKDEAQIHTLESDAGADMKGNFLLSPPDA
- a CDS encoding DedA family protein; translation: MDFNPIDLILHLDVYLDLLVKNYGLWIYAILFLVIFCETGLVVMPFLPGDSLLFIAGAVAAGGGMDPVLLGGLLMLAAILGDSTNYIIGRTAGEKLFSNPNSKIFRRDYLQQTHDFYDKHGGKTVTLARFLPIIRTFAPFVAGVGKMPYLRFFSFSVLGTVLWVGGLVTLGYFFGNVPFIKKNLSLLVVGIIVLSLLPMIIGFIRSRYGNAASKAQ
- a CDS encoding S24 family peptidase; translation: MKKNTSGPRFKALLEKAKITTTGFAAFFDTEAQNIHNWYTRGVPAYRMEEVSRLLSVNSDWLKTGEGPQDSKHLRLLDESGNTFDAQAIRGIYTVIEPTDIELPVYKERPINPGSSKTHVVEDPGQSIRLPKSHLDSLEINHADVFCVQMVGNGMGARIEDGSTLAVDRGLTKVIDGEIYAIEHDGMLRIKYLHRMPGNALRLRSYNKAEHPDEIFNAEQIDKQNIRVLGWVFWWSTLNKRRPVVPFL
- the ppa gene encoding inorganic diphosphatase, yielding MSYSKIPAGKDLPNDIYVAIEIPANHAPIKYEIDKDSDCLFVDRFMATPMFYPANYGYIPNTLADDGDPLDVLVVTPYPVAPGSVIRARPVGILNMTDDGGGDAKVIAVPHDKLSQLYVDVKEYTDLPPLLIQQIEHFFANYKDLEKGKWVKIEGWAGADAAREAITKSAAAYKG
- a CDS encoding M90 family metallopeptidase; the protein is MWSLSAWRRQRTLAKHPIADDLWQRVRHHLSFLDGISAVEDQWLREACVLFLQDKHLTALPGVELHQEQRLLLAAQAQLPLLHLGDLNWYQGFHEIVLYPDDFLSPQRHRDASGVEHEWDGEHSGEAWQQGPIILAWPGVMASGGWEGYNLVIHELAHKLDMLNGDANGLPPLHPDMRVSDWAKVMQHAYDDLNRQLDRNPDAETAIDPYAAENPAEFFAVTSEYFFSAPDLLVEAYPQVYEQLKLFYRQDPLARLRQLLAEDPVYQARD
- a CDS encoding GNAT family N-acetyltransferase, producing the protein MRIIQATLEHLDLLTPLFVKYREFYGALAYPDSSRAFLEKRLRRKESVIYLALADSDDKLMGFCQLYPSFSSLSLKRVWILNDIYVAEDARRQLVADNLIRTAKKMAKETNAVRMRVSTSSNNEVAQKTYESIGFKEDTEFKNYVLPISDEL